TCTCTCTAGTTAGGGCTTTTAGCTGGTTGGGGAATCGATTCTTTACCCAAACAAAATACTTGGCGCCGATGCGCATGATTGGGGGTGGGCGGATGTTAACGTTTTGTTATTGTTCCAGATCGTGACATCGCCTGACCAATTTGTTTTTGTTTATTTTTGATAAAGAAGGTCGATCTGGAATTTGTTTTTTAGTTTATCAAATCTTGGCAACGTAGTGTTTTACATGACCTAAAAACTACAAATATTTGGCCATACTTAACTCCAATGTTCATGCCAGTgcgttttttttccttttgaaatcATCCCAGCATGTTCTTGGAAAGATTGCTGCTTTACCTGCAAAAAATACTGGCCTATTACTGTAACCCCTTCCTTAGGCATATATCTGATTATCTCTCGTTAGGTTTAGCCGGTCAGGGAAATCCATTCCTTTAGCTAATCGAAATTGTTTCTCTTGGTAAATCTGCATTTATCTGATGTAAAAACTGCAAAAGAAGTGCATGAGTAGTTGAATACTTGGCTCAATCCGATTCCTAGATTTGGATGTTTTTCTAGTAGATCTGTACCTACCTTTTAATTGTTGTTCCAGATAGCTACTTTACCTAACCCAACTGTTTTTGTTTTGGATAAAAAAGGTCGATCAAAATTATTTATGTTAGGTGAGCAAACCTTGGTAATAAAGTTCTTGTATCTGATCCAAAAACTACAAACGTAAGGTACTACCTCTGTTTCTAAATGTAAGATGTTTTGGCAGTTTAAATAGAAttgccaaaacatcttatatttaggaacaaagggtatAGTATTTTCTAGCTGTTCTAAGTTCTGCAATGGAGTTTAAGGTGACGAATCTTCAGGAATGGTTAAACTTGGCTCAGATTCCCATTTGTCATCACTTCACCCTGTACTTGTACGAAATGTCACTTCTTGTTAGACATATTTCATATAACAGAAAATTGCTTCCTCATATGAAAAATAAATAGAGAATGGACTATCCTGAGTAGCTTATTAGTGTCAAGCCGTTGGGCCCGTCAAAAGAAAAAGTGTCAAGCCATTGGACATGAGAAACTAATTTAGGTGGGCTTTTTGTCCCCCGGTGACTTTAAAAAATAAACATGAGAAACTAAGAAGACCTTGTCAACTCACCATACATATGAAGCTGCGCTGTTGGTGTTTCTATTATTTCCGTACTTTGTTGTGGTTACTGTGACAAATAAATAGTGCTTCACTGCCTGCTTTTCTGCCGTTGCCAAGTGCAAGAAGCATATATGTGATAACCATGAACTGCAAAGCTAGTTGTGCAAATATACTTCTATTTTAGGACTGATGGATTGCTTTGCTGGTTTCCACGATATCTTTGTATTTTTGATATACTCTGAACTTCTATTGCTTTGTGATGGCCTTTGGTGTCAGAGTAGTTCAGCAAGCATATGCATTACAATTTTCTTACTCTGCTAAACTATGAATCATATATCTTGTTTTGTAGACTTGCATGATGGAGGCTGCACAGTTTGGACCTTGGTCAGATCTTGCGCCGGAACTCTTGGGCCTTGTCCTGAAGCGCCTCCCTTCCTTAGCTGACCGTGTTCTCCTGAGGGCAGTCTGTCACCCATGGCGCTCTAATAGTGTATCAAAGACCCTTCCCTTTCCATTCCCATGGCTCACCCTCCCGGATGGAACCTTCCTCAGCATCCTAGGCAGTGAGGTTCACCACATGTCTCTGCCCAATGGTGCTCGTTGGCATGGCTCCGTTGAAAACAGGCTATTCCTCATGAGCAGTGATGGTGCATGTTCATTGGTGAACCCTTTCTCCAAGACCACATTGGAGCTTCCTAATCTAGTCACTGTTTGGCAGAGCGAGATAGATAACCATGCTGAACTTGGTCATTTCCCAGCTGTTTCCTATAAGTTGGTGGCTCCCTCGTCCCTGGACTCATCACCAAAGTCCCTTGCTGCTGCGCTGATCATTGGCAATGGTTATTCTCTTGATCTTTGTATTATCCAACCACCTGCTGCCACTTACTCATTCAGAGGCACAAGCACTGAGGACCCAACAATATTAGTGGACCTTGCATTCTTCGATGGAAGGTTGTACGTGGTGTCTGAGTTTTTCAAGCTTTTCGTCGTTGATTTCAGTGAGAACCTTGGTAGTAAGCCAAACATGGAATGCCTGATTGACTCTATGGGTGATTATCTGAGAACGCCTCCATACCTGTCTAAAAAGGAGTTCTATGGACTTTGGCAGTATTTAGTGGAATGTGGTGGTAGGCTGCTGATGGTGCAACGATTTACAAAGTCACAGGGTTTTAGGAATTCTCAAACTGTTGGATTTAATGTCCTTGAGGCAGACTTGAGCACCAACCCTGGTCATTGGAGACTGGTAAGTGATTTGAGTGGCCATGTGCTCTTTCTTGGCAAGCAAAGCTCGAAGTTCCTGCCTGCTGGTGAATGCAGTGGATCCCAGGAGGACTGCATCTACTTCATCTGCGACTATCCTTGTCCGGAGGCTTCTGCAGACCCTCTTCGCGACGCTGGCATATATAACGTGAGAAATGGGATAATCATGCCATTACTTTCAGGGAGTCCTGCAGTACCGCAACGCCAAGCCGGACAGTGGGGCCTGACATGGTTTTTTCCTTCTGAAGCTGTATGATTGACCTCAGCAGGGCTTGCTAATCTTTGTGATCAACCAACCTGCCTCTGTTCTGCTCATCTTTATCCTATTAATAATATGTTATCATGTGCACTTTTATGTCCTTAGGTGACCTTTAATGGGATCATGTAATGGAATACTTAAGTCTTTCGTTGTGGAAACTTGATTTTTTTTCTGTGTGGCTATGCTTTGAACAGTCTTGGGAGTTAATTATAGCTCTGCGCATATGTTTTTCTGCCATTGCGATAATTGCTTAATCATATTTTCATATTAGTATCATACCTACATGTGGTGAGTTATGGACTGCCTGAGAAGAGAATTTCAAAACTAGGGTGGCGTAGTGTGCACACAGGTACAGCAGCATTGTTTTCATAAGTTTTCAGAAAGTGTATTTGCCCCTTTTCAGGAGGTTCGTGTCAGGAATTGCTATATGCCCTTCTGGCTATCTACTTCCTCTGTTTCATTTGTCTAAAGTGTGCTTGAACCAATAATGTATTGAGTTATGTTTCATAAAATTTAGCCACTCAACTTCTATTGACTTTCAATTGTTATCTTGCAAAATTTTAGGCCTTAATTAATTTACATgatttgcatagaaattttacaggATTGAGACCCTCTGGAGTTTTTCATGTACATATTGTTTGATTCATGGGACTGCATTCCTCACGAACCAGTCCTATAGGAACTTC
This sequence is a window from Triticum dicoccoides isolate Atlit2015 ecotype Zavitan unplaced genomic scaffold, WEW_v2.0 scaffold29361, whole genome shotgun sequence. Protein-coding genes within it:
- the LOC119345787 gene encoding uncharacterized protein LOC119345787, whose product is TCMMEAAQFGPWSDLAPELLGLVLKRLPSLADRVLLRAVCHPWRSNSVSKTLPFPFPWLTLPDGTFLSILGSEVHHMSLPNGARWHGSVENRLFLMSSDGACSLVNPFSKTTLELPNLVTVWQSEIDNHAELGHFPAVSYKLVAPSSLDSSPKSLAAALIIGNGYSLDLCIIQPPAATYSFRGTSTEDPTILVDLAFFDGRLYVVSEFFKLFVVDFSENLGSKPNMECLIDSMGDYLRTPPYLSKKEFYGLWQYLVECGGRLLMVQRFTKSQGFRNSQTVGFNVLEADLSTNPGHWRLVSDLSGHVLFLGKQSSKFLPAGECSGSQEDCIYFICDYPCPEASADPLRDAGIYNVRNGIIMPLLSGSPAVPQRQAGQWGLTWFFPSEAV